A DNA window from Bradyrhizobium barranii subsp. barranii contains the following coding sequences:
- the grpE gene encoding nucleotide exchange factor GrpE, producing the protein MTDRDRQPDDTTPPTDEPVVSKPYIMPDDPEPGSVELLQKEAAEARDRMLRTLAEMENLRKRTTKEVADARLYGITGFARDVLDIADNLQRALDAVPAEARATADPGLTSLIEGVELTERSLLNALEKHGVKKFDPQGQKFDPNFQQAMYEVPDASVPAGTVVQVMQAGYTIGERVLRPALVGVAKGGTKAAPAANSNEVN; encoded by the coding sequence ATGACCGATCGAGACCGGCAGCCCGACGACACGACCCCACCGACCGATGAGCCGGTGGTGTCAAAACCCTACATCATGCCCGACGATCCGGAGCCCGGCTCGGTCGAGCTGTTGCAGAAGGAAGCCGCCGAGGCGCGTGACCGCATGCTGCGGACGCTGGCCGAGATGGAAAATCTGCGCAAGCGCACCACCAAGGAGGTCGCCGACGCCCGGCTCTACGGCATCACCGGCTTTGCCCGCGACGTGCTCGACATCGCCGACAATCTCCAGCGTGCGCTCGATGCCGTTCCGGCCGAGGCCCGTGCCACGGCCGATCCCGGCCTGACCTCGCTGATCGAGGGCGTCGAGCTCACCGAGCGCTCGCTGCTCAATGCGCTGGAAAAGCACGGCGTCAAGAAGTTCGATCCGCAGGGCCAGAAGTTCGACCCGAACTTCCAGCAGGCGATGTACGAGGTGCCGGATGCGTCGGTGCCTGCGGGCACCGTCGTGCAGGTCATGCAGGCCGGCTACACCATCGGCGAGCGCGTGCTGCGCCCGGCGCTGGTCGGTGTCGCCAAGGGCGGCACGAAGGCTGCGCCGGCTGCGAACAGCAACGAAGTGAACTGA
- a CDS encoding NADPH-dependent FMN reductase, which translates to MSAPKILVIPGSLRTGSHNAKLAAVAAYEFAQAGVDVTRISLADFPLPIYDGDLQAKSGVPKHAINLKRMIGAHHGVLIVSPEYNASVPPLLKNAIDWISRVHELHETRGDVFRNRAFALAGASQSRLGAARALQALRLILTSCHANVIASQLTLAFADQAYDDMDRLKNEGDIAALKELVRQLIDISQRMM; encoded by the coding sequence ATGTCCGCACCCAAAATCCTGGTCATTCCCGGCTCGCTGCGCACCGGCTCGCACAATGCGAAGCTGGCGGCGGTCGCCGCCTATGAATTCGCCCAGGCCGGCGTCGACGTCACCCGTATCTCGCTCGCCGATTTTCCGCTGCCGATCTACGACGGCGATCTCCAGGCCAAGTCCGGCGTGCCCAAGCACGCGATCAATCTCAAGCGCATGATCGGCGCGCATCATGGCGTGCTGATCGTTTCGCCCGAATATAACGCCTCGGTGCCGCCGCTGCTCAAGAACGCGATCGACTGGATCAGCCGCGTACATGAGCTGCACGAGACGCGCGGCGACGTGTTTCGCAACCGCGCCTTCGCGCTCGCCGGCGCCTCGCAGAGCCGGCTCGGTGCGGCCCGTGCACTCCAGGCGCTGCGGCTGATCCTGACCTCCTGCCACGCCAATGTGATTGCCAGCCAGCTCACGCTCGCCTTTGCCGACCAGGCCTATGACGATATGGACAGGCTGAAGAACGAGGGCGACATCGCCGCGTTGAAGGAGCTGGTGCGGCAATTGATCGACATTTCCCAACGCATGATGTGA
- the pncA gene encoding bifunctional nicotinamidase/pyrazinamidase, whose product MLAALGTSALVALAPTALLAAASIKPDDASALLVIDVQNCFLPGGSLAVKEGEQVVPVINKMAKAFANVVMTQDWHTPGHISFASVHSGKKPFETVDLPYGKQVLWPDHCVQGTDGAALSKDLAIPHAELIIRKGFHKDVDSYSAFLEADGKTSTGLAGYLKGRKIKRVFVAGLATDFCVAWTALDARKAGFEVYVVEDACRGIDTQGSLAKAWADMAKAGVKRIQSADIAVSA is encoded by the coding sequence ATCCTCGCGGCGCTTGGGACAAGCGCTCTCGTAGCCCTTGCTCCAACCGCGCTCCTTGCGGCCGCATCGATCAAGCCGGACGATGCCTCCGCGCTGCTCGTGATCGACGTGCAAAACTGCTTCCTGCCCGGCGGCAGCCTCGCCGTGAAGGAAGGCGAGCAGGTCGTTCCCGTCATCAACAAGATGGCGAAAGCGTTTGCGAACGTGGTGATGACCCAGGACTGGCACACGCCGGGTCACATCTCGTTTGCGTCGGTGCACTCCGGCAAGAAGCCGTTCGAGACCGTCGACCTCCCCTACGGCAAGCAGGTGCTGTGGCCCGACCATTGCGTGCAGGGCACCGATGGCGCCGCGCTGTCGAAGGATCTTGCGATCCCGCATGCCGAGCTCATCATCCGCAAGGGTTTTCACAAGGACGTCGACAGCTATTCGGCCTTCCTGGAAGCCGACGGCAAGACCTCGACCGGCCTCGCCGGTTACCTGAAGGGCCGCAAGATCAAGCGCGTGTTCGTCGCCGGCCTCGCGACAGACTTCTGCGTCGCCTGGACCGCGCTCGATGCGCGCAAGGCGGGCTTCGAGGTCTATGTGGTGGAGGACGCCTGCCGCGGCATCGACACGCAGGGTTCGCTCGCAAAAGCCTGGGCCGACATGGCCAAGGCCGGCGTGAAGCGGATCCAGTCCGCGGATATCGCGGTGAGCGCGTAA
- the dnaK gene encoding molecular chaperone DnaK: MGKVIGIDLGTTNSCVAVMDGKNAKVIENSEGMRTTPSIVAVTDDGERLVGQPAKRQAVTNPERTFFAVKRLIGRRYDDPMVEKDKKLVPYKIVKASNGDAWVEADGQTYSPSQVSAFILQKMKETAEAHLGQKVDQAVITVPAYFNDAQRQATKDAGKIAGLEVLRIINEPTAAALAYGLDKTKTGTIAVYDLGGGTFDISILEIGDGVFEVKSTNGDTFLGGEDFDMRLVGYLADEFQKEQGINLRNDKLALQRLKEAAEKAKIELSSTTQTEINLPFITADQTGPKHLTMKLTRAKFEALVDDLVQKTVEPCRKALKDAGVTAGEIGEVVLVGGMSRMPKVQEVVKQLFGKEPHKGVNPDEVVAIGAAIQAGVLQGDVKDVLLLDVTPLSLGIETLGGVFTRIIDRNTTIPTKKSQVFSTAEDNQNAVTIRVFQGEREMAADNKMLGQFDLMGIPPAPRGMPQIEVTFDIDANGIVNVSAKDKATAKEQQIRIQASGGLSEADIEKMVKDAEANAEADKKRREAVTAKNEADGLVHSTEKALAEHGSKVAEPERRAIEDAVSDLKEALKGDDAEAIKAKTQTLAQASMKLGEAMYKQQAEADAKKDAAKDDVVDAEFTEVDDDKNNKKSA, from the coding sequence ATGGGAAAGGTCATTGGGATCGACCTCGGCACCACGAATTCGTGCGTCGCCGTGATGGATGGCAAGAACGCCAAAGTCATCGAGAATTCCGAAGGCATGCGCACGACGCCTTCGATCGTCGCCGTGACGGACGACGGTGAGCGCCTCGTCGGCCAGCCTGCCAAGCGCCAGGCCGTTACCAATCCCGAGCGTACGTTCTTCGCAGTGAAGCGCCTCATCGGCCGCCGCTACGACGACCCGATGGTCGAGAAGGACAAGAAGCTCGTTCCGTACAAGATCGTGAAGGCTTCCAACGGCGACGCCTGGGTCGAGGCCGACGGCCAGACCTACTCGCCCTCGCAGGTGTCTGCGTTCATCCTGCAGAAGATGAAGGAGACCGCGGAAGCCCATCTCGGCCAGAAGGTCGACCAGGCCGTCATCACCGTTCCCGCTTACTTCAACGACGCCCAGCGCCAGGCGACCAAGGACGCCGGCAAGATCGCCGGCCTTGAAGTGCTGCGCATCATCAACGAGCCGACCGCGGCCGCGCTCGCCTATGGTCTGGACAAGACCAAGACCGGCACGATCGCCGTGTACGATCTCGGCGGCGGCACGTTCGATATCTCCATTCTCGAAATCGGCGACGGCGTGTTCGAGGTGAAGTCGACCAACGGCGACACCTTCCTCGGCGGCGAAGACTTCGACATGCGCCTCGTGGGTTATCTGGCCGACGAGTTCCAGAAGGAGCAGGGCATCAACCTGCGCAACGACAAGCTCGCGTTGCAGCGCCTGAAGGAAGCCGCTGAAAAGGCCAAGATCGAGCTGTCGTCGACGACGCAGACCGAGATCAACCTGCCCTTCATCACCGCGGACCAGACCGGCCCCAAGCATCTGACGATGAAGCTCACCCGCGCCAAGTTCGAGGCGCTGGTCGACGACCTCGTCCAGAAGACGGTCGAGCCCTGCCGCAAGGCGCTGAAGGACGCCGGCGTCACCGCCGGTGAGATCGGCGAAGTCGTTCTGGTCGGCGGCATGTCGCGCATGCCGAAGGTCCAGGAAGTCGTGAAGCAGCTGTTCGGCAAGGAGCCGCACAAGGGCGTCAACCCGGACGAAGTCGTGGCGATCGGTGCCGCGATCCAGGCCGGCGTGCTCCAGGGCGACGTCAAGGACGTGCTGCTGCTCGACGTGACCCCGCTGTCGCTGGGCATCGAGACGCTGGGCGGCGTGTTCACCCGCATCATCGACCGCAACACCACGATCCCGACCAAGAAGAGCCAGGTGTTCTCGACCGCCGAGGACAACCAGAACGCGGTCACCATCCGCGTCTTCCAGGGCGAGCGTGAAATGGCGGCCGACAACAAGATGCTCGGCCAGTTCGACCTGATGGGCATTCCGCCGGCTCCGCGCGGCATGCCGCAGATCGAGGTGACCTTCGACATCGACGCCAACGGCATCGTCAACGTCTCGGCCAAGGACAAGGCCACGGCCAAGGAGCAGCAGATCCGCATCCAGGCCTCCGGCGGCCTGTCGGAAGCCGACATCGAGAAGATGGTCAAGGACGCCGAGGCCAACGCCGAGGCGGACAAGAAGCGCCGCGAGGCCGTCACCGCCAAGAACGAGGCGGATGGCCTGGTGCACTCCACCGAGAAGGCTCTCGCCGAGCACGGTTCGAAGGTCGCCGAGCCCGAGCGCCGCGCCATCGAGGATGCCGTCAGCGACCTCAAGGAAGCGCTGAAGGGCGACGATGCCGAGGCGATCAAGGCCAAGACCCAGACGCTGGCCCAGGCTTCGATGAAGCTCGGCGAGGCCATGTACAAGCAGCAGGCCGAGGCCGACGCCAAGAAGGATGCGGCCAAGGACGACGTCGTCGACGCGGAATTCACCGAAGTCGACGACGACAAGAACAACAAGAAGTCCGCCTGA
- the pyrF gene encoding orotidine-5'-phosphate decarboxylase, translated as MTPAEIAPKDRLIVALDLPSVDAAEAMIARLGDSVTFYKIGYQLAYAGGLPLIGKLADKGKKVFADLKMHDIGNTVTRGVESVARLGATFVTVHAYPQTMKGAVEGRGSASLKILAVTVLTSYNDDDLHAAGYRLSVSELVEARAQQAQVLGVDGLVSSPEEVGALRKIVGHQMHLVTPGIRPAGSASGDQKRIMTPGRAIAAGADYLVVGRPVVEATDPKAIAEAIQAEIAQAFGA; from the coding sequence ATGACGCCAGCCGAGATCGCCCCGAAGGACCGCCTGATCGTAGCGCTCGACCTGCCCAGCGTTGACGCCGCGGAGGCGATGATCGCAAGGCTCGGCGACAGCGTCACCTTCTACAAGATCGGTTATCAGCTCGCTTATGCCGGCGGCCTGCCGCTGATCGGCAAGCTCGCCGACAAGGGCAAGAAGGTGTTCGCCGATCTCAAGATGCACGACATCGGCAACACGGTCACGCGTGGTGTGGAGAGCGTGGCCAGGCTGGGTGCAACCTTCGTCACCGTGCACGCCTATCCGCAGACCATGAAGGGCGCGGTCGAAGGCCGCGGTAGCGCGAGCCTGAAGATTCTCGCCGTCACGGTGCTGACGTCCTACAACGACGACGATCTGCATGCGGCCGGCTATCGGCTCAGCGTCTCCGAGCTGGTCGAAGCGCGCGCGCAGCAGGCGCAGGTGCTTGGCGTCGACGGGCTGGTGTCCTCGCCCGAGGAGGTCGGCGCCTTGCGCAAGATCGTCGGCCACCAGATGCATCTCGTCACCCCCGGCATCCGGCCGGCGGGTTCTGCGAGCGGCGACCAGAAACGCATCATGACGCCGGGCCGCGCAATTGCCGCGGGCGCCGATTATCTCGTCGTCGGACGGCCGGTGGTTGAAGCCACCGACCCCAAGGCGATCGCGGAAGCCATCCAGGCCGAAATTGCGCAGGCGTTCGGCGCATGA
- a CDS encoding class I SAM-dependent methyltransferase, with amino-acid sequence MPLPSSARALKKPRLDDEVRFLRSWIEKPLHMGAVMPSGKLLARTMAHYVDVNSDAPVVELGPGTGAITSALVERGVDQKRLVLVEYNPGFCALLRDRYPQAKVVQGDAYRLRDTLWNVLSAPASAVVSGLPLVTKPMLTRLRLVRDAFAALTPGAPFVQFTYAVVPPIPKSLPGVSTEASERIWMNLPPARVWVYRKD; translated from the coding sequence ATGCCATTGCCATCGTCCGCGCGTGCGTTGAAGAAGCCCCGTCTCGACGACGAGGTGCGCTTTCTAAGGTCGTGGATCGAAAAGCCGCTGCACATGGGTGCAGTGATGCCTTCGGGCAAGCTGCTCGCCCGGACCATGGCGCATTACGTCGACGTCAATTCAGACGCACCCGTGGTCGAGCTCGGGCCCGGCACCGGCGCCATCACCTCGGCCCTGGTCGAGCGCGGCGTCGACCAGAAGCGCCTCGTCCTCGTCGAATACAATCCCGGCTTCTGCGCCTTGCTGCGCGACCGCTATCCGCAAGCCAAGGTGGTGCAGGGCGATGCGTATCGCCTGCGCGACACGCTCTGGAACGTGCTCAGCGCGCCGGCCTCCGCCGTCGTCTCCGGCCTGCCGCTCGTGACAAAACCGATGCTGACGCGGCTCCGGCTGGTCCGCGACGCCTTCGCGGCGCTGACCCCGGGCGCGCCCTTCGTGCAGTTCACCTATGCGGTGGTGCCGCCGATCCCGAAATCGCTGCCCGGCGTGTCCACAGAGGCCTCGGAACGGATCTGGATGAACCTTCCGCCGGCCCGCGTCTGGGTGTATCGCAAGGACTAA
- a CDS encoding DUF1330 domain-containing protein, translated as MAKGYWIGRVDVSSDEGYKPYAVANGPIFKKWGGRFVVRAGKFTTVEGASRSRNVVIEFPDYETAIACYNSPEYQANIKVRQPHSIADLIIIEGYDGPQP; from the coding sequence ATGGCAAAGGGCTACTGGATCGGGCGCGTGGATGTGAGCAGTGACGAGGGCTACAAGCCCTACGCCGTCGCCAACGGTCCGATCTTCAAGAAATGGGGTGGCCGCTTCGTCGTTCGCGCCGGCAAGTTCACCACCGTCGAAGGCGCCAGCCGCTCGCGCAACGTCGTGATTGAATTTCCCGACTACGAGACCGCGATCGCCTGCTACAACTCGCCGGAATATCAGGCCAACATCAAGGTGCGCCAGCCGCACTCCATCGCCGACCTCATCATCATCGAGGGCTATGACGGCCCGCAGCCCTGA
- the dnaJ gene encoding molecular chaperone DnaJ, with translation MSTSTKRCYYETLEVERTADDSVLKSSFRKLAMKFHPDRNPGDDTSEVKFKEINEAYEVLKDKDKRAAYDRFGHAAFEQGGGGAGFGAGFASSFSDIFEDLFGMAGQRGRGGRERGADLRYNMEITLEEAFGGKTAQIEIPVSVTCEACSGIGAKAGTKPKTCSSCGGAGRVRQSQGFFTLERTCPSCQGRGQMIEDACPSCSGQGRVTRERTLSVNIPPGVEDGTRIRLAGEGEAGVRGGPPGDLYIFLSLAQHQLFQRDGADLHCRVPISMVTAALGGEFEVPTIDSGKTKVKVPAGTQSGRRFRIASKGMPVLRSRQMGDMYVQVAVETPQNLTKKQQELLAEFEKLSSGNTQPESVGFFAKVKDLFSNRAT, from the coding sequence ATGTCCACGTCCACCAAGCGCTGCTATTACGAAACGCTCGAAGTCGAACGCACTGCCGACGATTCCGTCCTGAAATCGTCCTTCCGCAAGCTTGCGATGAAATTCCACCCGGACCGCAATCCCGGGGACGACACCAGCGAAGTCAAGTTCAAGGAAATCAACGAGGCCTACGAGGTCCTCAAGGACAAGGACAAGCGCGCGGCCTATGACCGCTTCGGCCATGCGGCCTTCGAGCAGGGCGGCGGCGGCGCCGGTTTCGGCGCGGGCTTCGCCTCCTCCTTCTCCGACATCTTCGAAGACCTGTTCGGCATGGCCGGGCAGCGCGGCCGTGGCGGCCGCGAGCGTGGCGCCGACCTGCGCTACAACATGGAAATCACGCTCGAGGAAGCCTTTGGCGGCAAGACCGCGCAGATCGAGATTCCGGTCTCGGTCACCTGCGAGGCCTGCTCGGGCATCGGCGCCAAGGCCGGCACCAAGCCGAAGACCTGCTCGAGCTGCGGCGGCGCCGGCCGCGTGCGACAGTCGCAGGGCTTCTTCACGCTGGAGCGCACCTGTCCGAGCTGCCAGGGCCGCGGCCAGATGATCGAGGATGCCTGCCCGTCCTGCTCCGGCCAGGGCCGGGTCACCCGCGAGCGAACGCTGTCGGTCAACATTCCCCCGGGGGTCGAGGACGGCACCCGGATCAGGCTCGCCGGCGAGGGCGAGGCCGGGGTTCGCGGCGGCCCGCCCGGCGACCTCTACATCTTCCTGTCGCTGGCCCAGCACCAGCTCTTCCAGCGCGACGGCGCCGATTTGCACTGCCGGGTGCCGATCTCGATGGTGACGGCCGCCCTCGGCGGCGAATTCGAGGTGCCGACCATCGACAGCGGCAAAACCAAGGTGAAGGTGCCGGCCGGAACCCAGTCGGGCCGCCGATTCCGCATTGCATCAAAAGGCATGCCGGTGCTGCGCTCGCGCCAGATGGGCGACATGTACGTCCAGGTTGCCGTCGAGACCCCGCAGAATCTCACCAAGAAGCAGCAGGAATTGCTGGCGGAATTCGAAAAGCTCTCCTCCGGCAATACCCAGCCGGAATCGGTCGGCTTCTTCGCCAAGGTCAAGGATCTATTCAGTAATCGGGCAACCTGA